Part of the Deinococcus aestuarii genome is shown below.
GCCTGTCCGCCCCGCTGTAGATCACGCCGCCGCCCGAGACGATCAGGGGACGCTGGGCGTTTCTCAACAACTCCGCCGCCTGCTGCACCACTTCCAACTCAGGCGGTGGACGGCGCACCCGCCACACCCGCTCGGCGAAGAAGCTCTCGGGCCAGTCGTAAGCCTCAGTTTGCACGTCCTCCGGCAACGAGACCACCACCGCGCCCGTCTCGGCGGGGTCGGTCAGCACGCGCACCGCTTCCGGCAGGGCGGAGAGGAGCTGCTCGGGCCGTGAAATCCGTGTGTAGAAGCGGCTGACCGGGCGGAAGCAGTCGTTCACGCTCAGGTCGTGCTCCAGTGGGTGTTCGAGCTGTTGCAGGACGGGATCGGGAATCCGGTTGGCGAAGATGTCGCTCGGCAGGAGCAGGACGGGCAGGCGGTTCACCGTCGCCAGCGCCGCACCCGTGAGCATGTTCAGGCTGCCGGGACCGATGCTCGCGGTGCAGGCGAAGGTCTGGAGGCGGTTTTTATGCCGGGCGAAGGCGGCGGCCACGTGGACCATCCCCTGCTCGTTCTGCGGGCGGTAGGTGGGGAGGTTCAGCTCGTCGCCGTACTCCTCCAGCGCCTGACCCAACCCGGCGACGTTGCCGTGCCCGAAGATGCCCCAGACGCCGGGGATCAGGCGCTGCCTTGCCCCGTCCCGCTCGCTGTATTGCGCGGCGAGGAACTTGAGCGCGGCCTGCGCGACCGTCAGACGAACCGTGTTCACGTGTCTCCTTGGGCTGCGGCGAGAGGCGCTGCCCTGTTCTAGTCGGTCAGGATGCGGGAGGGTGGGATGGGGAAGTCAAGTTCCCGGCCATTCAGGTGGGTCAGGAGGGGACCCCTGCCTCGGCCCGCACCTCGGCTACCCGGACGGTGCGTCGCTCGTTCAGGCTGCGGGTGCAGGCGAGCGCGAGGCGCAGGGACTCCACGGCGTCGCGCGGCCCGGGCTGCGGCGCCTCCCCGGCACGCAGGGAGGCCACGAAGGCGGCGATCTCGGCGCGGTAGGCGTCCTGAAAGCGGTCCATGAAGAAGTGGTAGTGGTCCATCGTGACGCCCTCGCCGTAGCGCAGGAGGGGCGTCTTGGGGGTGGCGTCCATGACCAGCTTGCCGCCCGAGCCGAAGACCTCGGTGCGGACGTCGTAGCCGTAGACGGCGCGGCGCGAGTTCTGGATCACGCCCTGGGCCCCGTTCACGAACTTCAGCAGCGCCGTGGTCGTGTCCACGTCCCCGATCTCGCCGATGGCCGGGTCCACCCGCGCGTCCCCGAGGACGGTGACCTCCTCCACCTCGCCCACCAGGAAGCGCGCGATGTCGAGGTCGTGGATCGCCTGATCGAGGAAGAGGCCGCCCGAGAGCCGCAGGTAGTCCAGGGAAGGCGGGGCGGGGTCACGTCCGGTCGCACCGAACTGCTCGACCGTGCCGATCTCGCCCGCCTGAACGCGCGCCCTGGCCTGCACGAACGCCGCGTCGAAGCGCCGCTGGAAGCCGATCTGGAAGGGCACGCCACGCTCTTCCACGACCCGCATGACGCGCTCGGTCTCGCCGAGGTCGGCGGCGACGGGCTTCTCGCAGAAGATCGCCTTCCCGGCGTTCGCGGCGGCCTCGATCAGGGCGGCGTGGGTGCTCGTGGGCGTCACGATGACCACGGCCTGCACCTCGGGGTCGTGGATGGCCTCCAGGGGGTCGCGGTACGTCCGCGCGGCGCGGGTGAGGCGGGCCACCCTCTGCGCGGCTTCCTCCACGGGGTCGGCGACGGCCACGACCCGCGCTTCCGGCAGGCCGACGAGCGCGCGGCCGTGTTCGGCGCCCATGCGGCCCGCGCCGAGGAGGGCAAAACGAAGGGGGGAGTCGCTGGACCTGGTCATGATGGACGCTCCTGAATTCGGGTCTGGGGTGCGGCCGCCCGGAGTCCTTCCGGGCATGGGCCCTGGGCGAGAGACCGCCGCGCGGCCTGTTCTAATCGATTAGAAGCCTAGCGAAGTTCGCGCGGGATTGTCAATGCGGTTGCCCTTCCGGTGGGAGGAGCCGGGTCAGGCGGCCGGGGCCCCGGGGGTTTTGCCGTCACGGCGTGAAGCGACGCAGGTGGACGCGGTAGACCCCGCGGGTGTCTTCCCGCCACGCGAGCACGACGTTCCCGGGGGCGTCCACCGCGACCGAGGGCGAGCGCGCGTCCCGGCCAGGGTCCCGGTTGACCGTCCCGAGGTCCTGCCACGCCGTGTCCGTCCAGCGGGCCAGCCGCACCTGACCCACGCCGCCGCGCTCCTCCACCCACGCCAGGACGGGCCGCCCCGCGCCGTCCAGCACGAGCGAGGGCGCCGACGCGAACCCCAGGCTGACCGCCCCGCCGAGGGCCGTCCAGCGCCCGCCGTCCCAGCGCGAGACGAAGAGGGTGTCGCGGCCGTCCACGTCCTCCAGCCAGGCGACCGTCGGGCGGCCCTGCCTGCCCAGCGCGAGGCGGGGCGCGGCGAGGTAGGTGGGGGCGCGTCCGCCCGGCGCCGCGCCCAGCCGGGTCCAGCGGTCGCCCGCCAGGCGGGCCACCACGACCCGGCTGGCGGTCACGTCGCCCTCCAGCCACGCGGCGGTGACCCCGCCCCGGCGGTCGAGGGCCAGCGAGGGCTGACGGCCGGAGGTGCCCGCCCCGTTCAGCGGCGTGCTCCTGACCCACGCGCCGCCTTGCCAGCGCCGCAGGGTCAGGACCGTTCCGGGACCCTGGCGCGGGTTCTCGCCCCAGACCAGCACGGGCTCGTCCTGCCAGGCGGCCAGCGCCCGCGTCTTGGCCGACTGCGGGGAGCTGATGCCCAGGTAGCGCGTTCGCCAGTCGGTCCAGGCGCCGCCCCGCCACGCGCGGAAGACCACCACGTCGTTGTCGCCGGAGTTCTCGTTCCAGGCCAGGAGGGGCGTGCCCCCGGCGCCCAGCGCGAGGTTGAGGTTGGCGGCGGGGCGCGGCCGGTCGTAGTTCAGGACCCCGCCGAGCGGCTGCCAGGCGCCGGAATTCCACCGCCACGCGCTCACCGTGCGGGCGGTGAAGGTGCCCCGCCCGCTCGTGGCCCGGCCCGCGTCGGTGATCAGCGCCAGCACGAGGCGGCCCTCCCGGTCGGCGGCGAGTTGCAGGTCGCGGACGGGCTGGAGAGCTTCCGGCGGTGGGGCGAGTGTCTGGACGCGCTCGGCGCCCCCCGCCAGGGCGAGGCCGAGTAGACAGAACGTGGGCAGGAACCTCAAGATGGGACCTTTCTGGGTTGGGGTGGGCGGGAACACCGGAGGGTTCCTATTGTGCGGCGTGGGCCGTCCGGGAGCAATGGGGCCGCGCGCGTAGGCCGTCTCGCCGAAGTCAGGCCCCCATCTCACGGCCCTGCGGCACGAGGGGACCCGGCCGGGACAGCACGGCGCGCGCGGCGGCGGCGGGAAGGGGGCGGGCGATGTAGTAGCCCTGGGCCATCGCGTAGCCCAGGTCGCGCACGCGGGCATACTCCTCGGCGGTCTCCACGCCCTCGGCAACGGTGTTCAGGCCCAGCGTGCGGCCGAGCGCGGCGATCACGCGGGCGAGTTCGGTGCCCACCCGGTCGCCCCCCAGCCCCGTGATAAAGGAGCGGTCCACCTTGAGGTCGTCGATGGGAAACTGCCGCAGGTAGCTCAGGCTGGAGTACCCGGTGCCGAAGTCGTCCACGGCGAGCCGGACGCCCAGGCTGCGCAGCGCCGCCAGGGTCCGCAGGTTCGCCTCCGCGTCGCTCATGACCACGTTCTCGGTGAGTTCGATCATCAGCCGCCCCGGCGCGAGGCCCGACTCCCGCAGCGCCGCCGCCACGTCCTCCACCACGCCGTCTTGCGCGAGGTGCGCCGCCGTGAGGTTGACGCCCACGCTGGGCGGTTTCTCG
Proteins encoded:
- the iolG gene encoding inositol 2-dehydrogenase; translation: MTRSSDSPLRFALLGAGRMGAEHGRALVGLPEARVVAVADPVEEAAQRVARLTRAARTYRDPLEAIHDPEVQAVVIVTPTSTHAALIEAAANAGKAIFCEKPVAADLGETERVMRVVEERGVPFQIGFQRRFDAAFVQARARVQAGEIGTVEQFGATGRDPAPPSLDYLRLSGGLFLDQAIHDLDIARFLVGEVEEVTVLGDARVDPAIGEIGDVDTTTALLKFVNGAQGVIQNSRRAVYGYDVRTEVFGSGGKLVMDATPKTPLLRYGEGVTMDHYHFFMDRFQDAYRAEIAAFVASLRAGEAPQPGPRDAVESLRLALACTRSLNERRTVRVAEVRAEAGVPS